In Methylomagnum ishizawai, one DNA window encodes the following:
- a CDS encoding polysaccharide biosynthesis protein → MVSKLRSRTVIFLHDLVMVALAWLGAYWLRFNLSMPPKYEVHSALVCLPWVMVVQAVVFWRVGLYRGIWRFASIPDLVRIVQASGVGIVAAALTLFVVNRLDGVPRSAILLYVLLLPLLLSAPRLLYRIWKDRRAVLSVGKRALIVGAGKAGEMLVRDLLRTHYAQFVPVAFVDDDPGKRGSEIQGVRVKGGCERIPNLVDKLGIDAVLLAVPSASDKEMRRIVEICEGAGVPFLTLPSVQDMLAGQAGALREVSIEDLLGRAPIRLDRKAVRNHLAGKRVLVTGGGGSIGSELCKQIARFAVAELVVFERCEYNLYKIEQDLLRSFPELNFVALLGDVTDLSSVEWAIARYRPQVIFHAAAYKHVPLLQHQARQAVRNNVVGTRIVAEAAMAAGVGEFVLISTDKAVRPTNIMGATKRAAEMLVQSLNGVTETRFITVRFGNVLDSAGSVVPLFREQIKAGGPVTVTHPDVTRYFMTIPEACQLIMQAAAVGQGGEVFVLDMGEPIKISYLAEQMIQLSGKCPERDIRIEYIGLRPGEKVTEELFLDHERPTPTGHTKLLLARPMVLDHRVIRKSVSELAESCRVFDEDAIAKKLKALVPEYQATPQAKDESESTGENAAALRRKLVL, encoded by the coding sequence ATGGTTTCCAAGCTGCGCTCGCGCACGGTGATTTTCCTGCACGATCTGGTCATGGTGGCCTTGGCTTGGCTGGGCGCTTATTGGCTGCGTTTCAACCTGTCGATGCCGCCCAAGTACGAGGTGCATTCCGCCCTGGTTTGCCTGCCCTGGGTCATGGTGGTCCAGGCCGTGGTGTTCTGGCGCGTGGGGCTGTACCGGGGGATTTGGCGGTTTGCCTCCATTCCCGATTTGGTCCGCATCGTCCAGGCCTCGGGGGTGGGCATCGTGGCGGCGGCGCTCACCCTGTTCGTGGTCAACCGCTTGGATGGCGTGCCGCGGTCGGCGATCTTACTTTACGTGCTGTTGTTGCCCTTGCTGCTGTCCGCGCCCCGGCTGCTCTATCGGATTTGGAAGGATCGCCGCGCCGTGCTGTCGGTGGGCAAGCGGGCTTTGATCGTCGGCGCGGGCAAGGCGGGTGAAATGTTGGTGCGCGACCTGTTGCGCACCCATTATGCCCAGTTCGTGCCGGTGGCTTTCGTCGATGACGATCCGGGCAAGCGCGGCAGCGAAATCCAGGGCGTCCGGGTCAAGGGCGGCTGCGAACGCATTCCTAACCTGGTGGACAAGCTCGGCATCGACGCCGTCCTGCTGGCCGTGCCCTCGGCCTCGGACAAGGAGATGCGCCGCATCGTCGAAATCTGCGAGGGCGCGGGCGTGCCCTTCCTGACCCTGCCCTCGGTGCAGGACATGCTGGCCGGGCAGGCGGGCGCGTTGCGGGAGGTGTCCATCGAGGATTTGCTGGGCCGCGCCCCGATCCGGCTCGACCGCAAGGCCGTCCGCAACCACCTGGCCGGGAAGCGGGTGTTGGTGACGGGCGGCGGCGGTTCCATCGGCTCGGAACTGTGCAAGCAGATCGCCCGCTTCGCGGTGGCCGAACTGGTGGTGTTCGAGCGCTGCGAATACAACCTCTACAAGATCGAGCAGGACTTGCTCAGGTCTTTTCCCGAATTGAATTTCGTCGCCCTGTTGGGCGATGTCACCGATCTGTCCTCGGTGGAATGGGCCATCGCCCGCTACCGGCCCCAGGTGATTTTCCACGCGGCGGCTTATAAACATGTGCCCTTGTTGCAGCATCAGGCGCGGCAAGCGGTCAGGAACAACGTGGTCGGCACCCGCATCGTGGCCGAGGCCGCGATGGCGGCGGGGGTCGGGGAATTCGTGCTGATTTCCACCGACAAGGCCGTGCGCCCCACCAATATCATGGGCGCGACCAAGCGGGCGGCGGAAATGCTGGTGCAAAGCCTGAACGGCGTGACCGAAACCCGCTTCATCACCGTGCGCTTCGGCAATGTGCTGGATTCGGCGGGCAGCGTGGTGCCCTTGTTCCGCGAGCAGATCAAGGCCGGTGGCCCCGTCACCGTGACCCATCCCGACGTGACCCGTTATTTCATGACCATCCCCGAGGCTTGCCAACTCATCATGCAGGCGGCGGCGGTGGGACAGGGCGGCGAGGTGTTCGTGCTGGACATGGGCGAGCCGATCAAGATCAGCTATCTGGCCGAGCAGATGATCCAGCTCAGCGGGAAATGCCCGGAGCGGGATATCCGCATCGAATACATCGGCCTGCGCCCAGGCGAAAAAGTGACCGAGGAATTGTTCCTCGACCACGAGCGACCCACACCCACCGGGCATACCAAGCTCTTGCTGGCCCGACCCATGGTGCTGGATCACCGGGTGATCCGCAAAAGCGTGAGCGAACTGGCCGAGTCCTGCCGGGTGTTCGACGAGGACGCCATCGCCAAGAAGCTCAAAGCCTTGGTGCCCGAGTATCAAGCCACGCCCCAGGCCAAAGACGAATCGGAGTCCACGGGAGAAAATGCGGCGGCCTTGCGAAGAAAGCTTGTCTTATGA
- a CDS encoding YkvA family protein, protein MDKLRDLPVGGEIAARALRLLKLLRDDRVPVWVKAIVTGALGYLILPWDVSPDFLPWIGYLDDAAALAAALALAEESLDG, encoded by the coding sequence ATGGACAAGCTTCGCGACCTGCCCGTCGGTGGCGAGATCGCCGCGCGGGCGCTGCGGCTGCTCAAGCTGCTGCGCGATGACCGGGTGCCCGTGTGGGTCAAGGCCATCGTCACCGGGGCGCTGGGCTACCTGATCCTTCCGTGGGACGTGAGCCCGGACTTCCTGCCCTGGATCGGCTACCTGGACGATGCCGCCGCCTTGGCGGCGGCGCTGGCGTTGGCGGAAGAGAGCCTGGATGGTTGA
- a CDS encoding DUF6524 family protein — translation MFGFTLRFLASLVLVFATWNPSPWNYVRWATATGWGAPEAFVGVVLLIGWVLFLHATLESLGFLGIVLAGAFLGSLAWLLFDLGWLSAQSEVMAYVALVLIAAVLAIGMSWAHIWRRMSGQVEIDEGHDHG, via the coding sequence ATGTTCGGTTTCACGCTTCGTTTCCTCGCCTCCCTGGTCCTGGTGTTCGCGACCTGGAATCCCTCGCCGTGGAACTATGTGCGCTGGGCGACGGCAACCGGATGGGGTGCGCCGGAAGCGTTCGTGGGCGTGGTGTTGTTGATCGGCTGGGTGTTGTTCCTGCACGCCACGCTGGAATCGCTCGGCTTCCTGGGCATCGTGTTGGCCGGGGCTTTCCTGGGTTCGCTGGCCTGGCTGCTATTCGACCTGGGGTGGCTATCGGCCCAGAGCGAGGTCATGGCCTATGTGGCTTTGGTGTTGATCGCCGCTGTATTGGCGATAGGCATGTCCTGGGCGCACATCTGGCGGCGCATGTCGGGGCAGGTCGAGATCGACGAGGGGCATGACCACGGATAG
- a CDS encoding MraY family glycosyltransferase — translation MSLFSYLLPLFFPFLVAAFATHAVRGYALKRLLDLPNTRSSHSVPTPRGGGLGIVAALVLATIQLYGLGWVSLDWLMALAGAVPVAAVGFWDDHGHVPARWRLLAQFAAAGWALYWLGGFGELRFAGEAYALGGLGMPLGLLFIVWVLNLFNFMDGIDGIAGVETLTVGFTLAALIGLDPAPVLPGSAEVAAALAAAAGGFLLWNWPPAKIFMGDVGSGFVGFLLGVLALRTAATGGPSLAVWLIALGVFFVDATFTLLRRMADGQRWYEAHRSHAYQHAAQRYGHRPVTLAVLAINLFWLGPLAWAAARWPALEWAWLGMAYAPLLALALRFGAGLSHGTR, via the coding sequence ATGAGCCTGTTTTCCTATCTTTTACCCCTGTTTTTCCCGTTCCTGGTCGCCGCTTTCGCGACCCATGCCGTGCGGGGTTACGCGCTGAAACGGTTGCTGGACCTGCCCAATACCCGCAGTTCCCATAGCGTCCCGACGCCGCGGGGCGGCGGCTTGGGGATCGTCGCCGCCCTGGTCCTTGCCACGATCCAACTCTACGGACTGGGTTGGGTGTCCCTCGATTGGCTGATGGCCCTCGCGGGCGCTGTGCCGGTAGCTGCGGTCGGGTTCTGGGACGATCACGGCCATGTGCCCGCCCGTTGGCGCTTATTGGCCCAGTTCGCCGCCGCCGGATGGGCCTTGTATTGGCTGGGCGGTTTCGGCGAACTGCGCTTCGCCGGGGAAGCCTATGCGCTGGGTGGCTTGGGTATGCCGCTGGGCCTGTTGTTCATCGTCTGGGTGTTGAACCTGTTCAACTTCATGGACGGCATCGACGGCATCGCGGGCGTCGAGACCCTCACCGTCGGCTTCACGCTGGCGGCGCTGATCGGGCTGGACCCGGCCCCGGTGTTGCCGGGCAGCGCCGAGGTGGCGGCGGCATTGGCGGCGGCGGCGGGCGGGTTCCTGCTATGGAATTGGCCCCCCGCCAAAATCTTCATGGGCGATGTGGGGAGCGGCTTCGTCGGCTTCCTGCTGGGCGTGCTGGCGCTGCGGACGGCGGCGACCGGCGGGCCTAGCCTCGCGGTGTGGTTGATCGCGCTGGGCGTGTTCTTCGTCGATGCCACTTTCACCCTGCTGCGGCGGATGGCGGACGGGCAGCGCTGGTACGAGGCCCACCGCAGCCACGCCTATCAACACGCGGCGCAACGCTATGGCCACCGGCCTGTGACCCTGGCGGTACTCGCCATCAATCTCTTTTGGCTGGGACCGTTGGCCTGGGCGGCGGCGCGGTGGCCCGCCCTGGAATGGGCATGGTTGGGCATGGCCTACGCGCCCTTGTTGGCCCTGGCGCTCCGGTTCGGGGCCGGCTTATCGCACGGGACGAGGTGA
- the rplM gene encoding 50S ribosomal protein L13, translating into MKTFSAKPAEVKRDWYVIDAEGKTLGRLSTEIARRLRGKHKAEYTPHVDTGDYIIVINAEKVHVTGTKELNKVYYKHTGYIGNMKSVTLGKLRQTHPERIIETAVQGMLPKNPLGRAMYRKLKIYKGSTHNHQAQQPKVLDI; encoded by the coding sequence ATGAAGACCTTTAGCGCAAAACCAGCCGAAGTCAAACGCGACTGGTACGTCATCGACGCCGAAGGAAAGACGCTCGGACGCCTTTCCACCGAAATCGCGCGTCGTCTGCGCGGTAAACACAAAGCCGAATACACGCCCCATGTGGACACGGGTGATTACATCATCGTAATCAATGCCGAGAAGGTCCATGTCACGGGCACCAAGGAACTGAACAAGGTTTATTACAAGCACACCGGTTACATCGGCAATATGAAATCGGTGACCCTCGGCAAGCTGCGCCAGACGCACCCCGAGCGTATCATCGAAACCGCCGTTCAGGGCATGCTCCCCAAGAATCCGCTGGGCCGGGCCATGTACCGCAAGCTTAAGATTTACAAGGGTTCCACCCACAATCATCAGGCCCAGCAGCCGAAAGTGCTGGACATCTAA
- a CDS encoding UPF0175 family protein, translating into MNVSFTINDDILLALRESAQEFTQDLRFLSALMWYRKGKLSLGKAAELAGYTKLDFIERMKLENEPIFDYNEDEMAEVFADAAKLP; encoded by the coding sequence ATGAACGTCTCATTCACCATCAACGACGACATCCTGTTGGCGCTCAGGGAGAGCGCCCAGGAATTCACCCAAGACTTGCGCTTCCTCTCGGCCCTGATGTGGTACCGCAAGGGCAAGCTCTCGCTGGGTAAGGCGGCGGAACTGGCCGGGTACACCAAGCTGGACTTCATCGAACGCATGAAGTTGGAGAACGAACCCATCTTCGACTACAACGAGGATGAGATGGCCGAGGTTTTCGCGGACGCGGCCAAGCTCCCATGA
- a CDS encoding DUF3368 domain-containing protein translates to MRVVSNTTPIISLAAIGHLNLLEKLFGNIVIAEAVYKEIKAKPSYGHQQIDAPFIQVQTIQGCLYKDFLLSQLDSGETETIILAKEISADFVLIDENLGYKVATTAGLSAIRTLSILLKAKEKGYIDRIKPLLDDMIAKGRWYSSAVYRSCLDRAGE, encoded by the coding sequence ATGAGGGTCGTCTCCAACACCACGCCGATCATTTCGCTGGCGGCCATAGGCCACCTGAACCTGCTCGAAAAGCTCTTCGGCAACATCGTCATCGCCGAGGCTGTGTACAAGGAGATCAAGGCCAAACCCAGCTACGGCCACCAGCAGATCGACGCGCCCTTCATTCAAGTCCAGACCATCCAAGGATGCCTATATAAAGATTTCCTGCTGAGCCAACTCGACTCGGGAGAGACCGAGACTATCATCCTGGCCAAGGAAATCTCCGCCGACTTCGTGCTGATCGATGAAAACCTAGGCTACAAGGTCGCCACCACGGCAGGGTTGTCGGCCATCAGGACGCTTTCGATCCTGCTGAAAGCCAAAGAGAAGGGCTACATCGACAGGATCAAGCCCTTGCTGGACGATATGATCGCCAAGGGACGCTGGTATTCCAGCGCGGTCTACCGTTCCTGCTTGGATCGAGCGGGCGAATGA
- the rpsI gene encoding 30S ribosomal protein S9 — protein sequence MAQSQYYGTGRRKSAVARVYTKTGTGRIVVNNKQLDEYFGRKTDQMVVRQPLELVSMTDKLDVIVTVAGGGPTGQAGAIRHGLTRALIVYDENLRSPLRKAGYVTRDAREVERKKVGLHKARRRPQYSKR from the coding sequence ATGGCACAATCGCAGTATTACGGAACGGGTCGCCGCAAGAGCGCGGTGGCGCGTGTTTACACCAAAACCGGCACCGGACGCATCGTCGTCAACAACAAGCAGTTGGACGAATACTTCGGCAGGAAGACCGACCAGATGGTGGTTCGCCAACCGCTGGAATTGGTCTCTATGACCGACAAGCTTGATGTAATCGTGACCGTCGCGGGCGGCGGTCCCACCGGCCAAGCCGGTGCCATCCGCCATGGCCTGACCCGCGCATTGATCGTTTACGATGAAAACCTGCGTTCCCCGTTGCGCAAGGCTGGCTACGTGACCCGCGACGCCCGCGAGGTCGAGCGTAAGAAGGTCGGCCTGCACAAAGCCCGTCGCCGTCCGCAGTACTCCAAGCGTTAA
- a CDS encoding tetratricopeptide repeat protein gives MPCLLLLSGFAGISYEVLYGRLLGNLIGDQFAVSAAVLITFLLGSGLGSACAHRLWRWLWLIEAGIGACGLAFVLCYGGLQTLLYSGQISAASGLGAQVGVGVVLLLLPAFLVGCSVPLFAGYLATEADDSGFAQVYSIYNLGAGVTAVALEFAVLRWFGISGAMLGFVGINFGVAVWLRLGYGEPRPAPVAAAESRAFPVREVAALVLASVASAIFQLFMVKLAEFMFGPFRETFALVLGIVLFGIALGTPLVKRFRVGFATLMLGNLAGLALLLAAVEPAVTAYSLLYQGASEIPGAATALKALLLLALMALPALSFGATVPALLIRSTQVAKESGYLLCVAALANSAGFLLMVFALHPYLDYGVQLLVVAGLSGAAWLVYRGLGVKEIEFAVAGAALLLAVQRWVWDERLLYMNYVTFQSHAEFTKTRASFKITDRFKGHQDIFSITWIGNKPYFFINGYVSFPLNSSSEQIVGLMAAMFSPRTDEALVLGLGSGATASVVGMVFDHTDAVEINPAVRANLGKLKRWNHDIAHNPKVNIVLDDAIHYVRGVGKAYSLVLNTVTSPLYFSSAKLYTLDFYRAVKTQLRPDGVYATWVDSRIGDAGINIILKTLGAAFKHCSIFYVKATYFLILCGDEPVVFRQTGLASKAPEVWRELGGQYLTVPDWIPYNLLSGRALSLVENPESVPVNTLDFPALEFEIARLKHKGIPRFKAVLESRVQLEHVRDYLTALGEWKPARLVVEAEQRLDKEAYLTRRWSALVRAAAQDYLRDYSGANLDYWQALVGQTPTAKAHHKYGYRLLENGRYQEAIDQFRQALALDGRYDNAYFNIGSAYEAMGRHADALENYQRELAVDASDQEAIYRMGRSYVELGDYEKGWFYLTLPKRSFDGTKAVLYRARALEGLGRRDEAMALYREIIQTRHADPAVVEEARRRLAEPVAAK, from the coding sequence TTGCCCTGCCTGTTGTTGTTGTCCGGGTTCGCGGGCATTTCCTACGAGGTGCTGTACGGGCGTTTGCTGGGCAATCTGATCGGCGATCAATTCGCGGTCTCGGCGGCGGTACTGATTACGTTCTTACTGGGATCGGGCCTGGGTTCGGCCTGCGCCCATCGGCTGTGGCGCTGGCTGTGGTTGATCGAGGCCGGGATCGGCGCGTGCGGTTTGGCCTTCGTGCTGTGTTACGGGGGCTTGCAGACCTTGCTTTACAGCGGGCAGATTTCCGCCGCTTCCGGCCTTGGGGCGCAAGTCGGGGTGGGCGTGGTCTTGCTGCTGTTGCCCGCGTTCCTGGTGGGATGCAGCGTGCCCTTGTTCGCGGGCTATCTGGCGACCGAGGCCGACGACTCCGGTTTCGCCCAGGTCTATTCGATCTACAACCTGGGGGCGGGCGTGACCGCCGTGGCGCTGGAATTCGCGGTGCTGCGCTGGTTCGGGATTTCCGGGGCGATGCTGGGCTTCGTGGGGATCAATTTCGGGGTGGCGGTGTGGCTGCGTCTGGGTTATGGCGAACCGCGCCCGGCTCCGGTGGCGGCGGCGGAATCGCGGGCTTTCCCCGTCCGCGAGGTCGCCGCCCTGGTCCTGGCCTCGGTGGCTTCGGCGATTTTCCAATTGTTCATGGTCAAGCTGGCCGAATTCATGTTCGGGCCGTTCCGGGAAACCTTCGCCCTGGTGTTGGGCATCGTGCTGTTCGGCATCGCGCTGGGCACGCCCCTGGTCAAGCGCTTCCGGGTCGGTTTCGCCACCCTGATGCTGGGCAATCTGGCCGGCTTGGCGTTGCTTTTGGCCGCCGTGGAACCCGCCGTGACCGCCTATTCCCTGCTTTATCAGGGCGCGAGCGAAATTCCTGGCGCGGCCACCGCGCTCAAGGCGCTGCTGCTGCTGGCGCTCATGGCCTTGCCCGCGCTCAGTTTCGGCGCCACCGTGCCCGCTTTGTTGATCCGCTCCACCCAGGTTGCGAAGGAATCGGGTTATCTCCTGTGCGTCGCGGCCCTGGCCAATAGCGCCGGTTTCCTGTTGATGGTATTCGCCCTGCATCCCTATCTCGATTATGGAGTGCAATTGTTGGTGGTGGCGGGTTTGTCCGGGGCGGCGTGGCTGGTTTACCGGGGATTGGGCGTCAAGGAAATCGAATTCGCCGTGGCGGGGGCGGCGTTATTGCTCGCCGTGCAGCGCTGGGTTTGGGACGAGCGTTTGCTGTATATGAATTACGTGACTTTCCAATCCCACGCCGAATTCACCAAAACCCGCGCTTCCTTCAAAATCACGGATCGCTTCAAAGGCCACCAGGATATTTTCTCGATCACCTGGATCGGCAATAAGCCCTATTTCTTCATCAATGGCTATGTGAGTTTCCCGTTGAACTCTTCTTCCGAGCAAATCGTCGGCTTGATGGCCGCCATGTTCTCGCCACGCACCGATGAGGCCCTGGTTTTGGGGCTGGGCAGCGGTGCCACCGCCTCGGTGGTGGGCATGGTCTTCGATCATACCGACGCCGTGGAAATCAACCCCGCCGTGAGGGCCAATCTCGGCAAGCTCAAGCGCTGGAACCACGATATCGCCCATAACCCCAAGGTCAATATCGTCCTGGACGATGCCATCCATTATGTACGCGGTGTTGGCAAGGCTTACTCGCTGGTTTTAAATACTGTGACTTCGCCCTTATATTTCAGCTCGGCCAAGCTCTACACCTTGGACTTCTACCGGGCGGTGAAAACCCAGCTACGCCCGGATGGTGTCTATGCGACCTGGGTGGATTCGCGCATCGGCGATGCCGGTATCAATATCATCCTCAAAACCTTGGGCGCGGCTTTCAAGCACTGTTCGATCTTCTATGTCAAAGCCACCTATTTCTTGATCCTCTGCGGCGACGAACCGGTGGTTTTTCGGCAAACCGGCCTCGCCAGCAAAGCGCCCGAAGTCTGGCGGGAATTGGGCGGTCAATATCTGACCGTGCCGGACTGGATTCCCTATAACCTGTTGTCCGGGCGGGCTTTGTCCTTGGTCGAAAACCCGGAATCGGTGCCGGTCAATACCTTGGATTTCCCGGCCTTGGAATTCGAGATCGCTCGCTTGAAGCACAAAGGGATTCCCCGCTTCAAAGCGGTGCTGGAAAGCCGGGTGCAATTGGAGCATGTGCGGGATTATTTGACAGCATTGGGGGAATGGAAACCAGCGCGGTTGGTGGTCGAGGCCGAGCAAAGATTGGACAAGGAGGCTTATCTCACCCGCCGCTGGAGCGCCTTGGTGCGGGCCGCTGCCCAGGATTATCTGCGGGATTATAGCGGGGCGAATTTGGATTATTGGCAAGCCTTGGTGGGTCAAACCCCAACCGCCAAGGCCCACCATAAATACGGCTATCGCTTGTTGGAAAACGGGCGCTATCAGGAAGCCATCGATCAATTCCGGCAAGCCTTGGCGCTGGATGGGCGCTACGATAACGCTTATTTCAATATCGGCTCGGCTTATGAGGCGATGGGTCGTCACGCCGACGCCTTGGAGAATTACCAGCGCGAATTGGCGGTGGATGCCAGCGATCAAGAGGCAATTTACCGGATGGGCCGGAGTTATGTGGAACTCGGCGATTATGAAAAAGGCTGGTTTTATCTGACGCTTCCCAAGCGTTCGTTCGATGGGACCAAAGCTGTTTTATATCGGGCCAGGGCGCTGGAGGGCTTGGGACGGCGCGACGAGGCCATGGCCTTATATCGGGAGATTATCCAAACCCGGCACGCCGATCCGGCGGTGGTCGAGGAAGCCCGCAGGCGTTTGGCCGAACCCGTGGCGGCGAAATAG
- a CDS encoding M18 family aminopeptidase has translation MNIAPEPQRHAQDLLDFIDHSPSPWHAAATLETRLLAQGYTPLHEGGTWSLVPGGKHYVIRGGSSLIAFHIGDGALPERGFRIVGAHTDSPGLRLKPKAPHKVENLLRLGVEVYGGPILATFADRDLSLAGRLHLRGPARIETRLLRFPRALARLPNLAIHMNRGVNEDGLKLNKQSELPLLLTGLQGETQPEPRFLGLLAEQADCAPEDILSFELNVYDTQPGAFWGAAGEFIADGQIDNLSSCHAGLTALLAAETGAHTQVAAFFDHEEIGSESHKGAQGGFLADVLERIAHGLGLDAADYKRALAQGFLVSADAAHAYHPNFPNAYEPAHGLRVNGGPAVKINANQRYATDGLGEARFMRLCEQAGVPYQKYAHRTDLACGSTIGPMTSARLGLPAVDCGCPMWAMHSARESAGVLDQAWFAQVLRQFLGVAELP, from the coding sequence ATGAATATCGCCCCGGAACCCCAGCGCCACGCCCAAGACCTCCTCGACTTCATCGACCACAGCCCCAGCCCCTGGCACGCCGCCGCCACCTTGGAGACCCGGCTGCTGGCCCAGGGCTATACGCCTTTGCACGAAGGCGGAACCTGGTCCTTGGTCCCCGGCGGCAAACATTATGTGATCCGGGGCGGTTCGTCCTTGATCGCCTTCCACATCGGCGACGGCGCTTTGCCCGAGCGGGGTTTCCGCATCGTCGGCGCCCATACCGATTCCCCAGGGTTGCGCCTGAAGCCCAAAGCCCCGCACAAGGTGGAGAACCTGTTGCGGCTGGGGGTCGAGGTCTACGGCGGGCCGATCCTGGCGACCTTCGCCGACCGTGATTTGAGCCTCGCGGGGCGGCTACACCTGCGCGGCCCGGCCCGCATCGAAACCCGCTTGCTGCGCTTCCCCCGCGCCCTGGCCCGGCTGCCCAACCTCGCCATACACATGAACCGCGGCGTCAACGAGGACGGCCTCAAGCTGAACAAGCAAAGCGAACTGCCCCTGCTGCTGACCGGCTTGCAGGGCGAAACCCAGCCGGAACCGCGTTTCCTCGGCTTGCTGGCGGAGCAGGCGGATTGCGCGCCCGAAGATATCCTGAGCTTCGAGCTGAATGTCTACGACACCCAACCGGGGGCGTTCTGGGGCGCGGCGGGGGAGTTCATCGCCGACGGCCAGATCGACAATCTTTCATCCTGCCATGCGGGCTTGACGGCCTTATTGGCGGCGGAGACCGGGGCGCATACCCAGGTGGCGGCGTTCTTCGACCACGAGGAGATTGGCAGCGAGAGCCACAAAGGGGCGCAGGGCGGCTTCCTGGCCGATGTGCTGGAACGGATCGCCCACGGCCTGGGGCTGGACGCGGCGGATTACAAACGGGCCTTGGCCCAGGGTTTCCTGGTCAGCGCCGACGCCGCCCACGCCTACCATCCCAATTTCCCCAACGCCTACGAACCGGCCCATGGCCTCAGGGTGAACGGTGGTCCCGCCGTCAAGATCAACGCCAACCAGCGCTACGCCACCGACGGCCTGGGCGAGGCGCGGTTCATGCGGTTGTGCGAACAGGCCGGGGTGCCCTATCAAAAATACGCCCACCGCACTGACCTCGCCTGCGGCTCCACCATCGGCCCCATGACCTCGGCCCGGCTGGGCCTTCCGGCGGTGGATTGCGGCTGTCCGATGTGGGCCATGCACAGCGCCAGGGAAAGCGCCGGGGTATTGGACCAGGCGTGGTTCGCCCAGGTGTTGCGGCAATTCCTGGGCGTGGCCGAACTGCCCTGA
- a CDS encoding lecithin retinol acyltransferase family protein, with product MPLGSHLVTPRTGYSHHGIYVGGGRVVHYSGLADGVTAGPVEEVSLAEFTCGKGYDFKRHAGAMYIGEAVVERARSRIGEECYAVFSNNCEHFCEWCINGDHQSDQIDNGTVATGLSGAALAGNIAKGVVAASGSAVGLSGAGIMSGLATAGGVVGGGAVAGIGVLGAGPGLAMASLVNNTVLKDNPALDQDERDSRAVGRKATYAGAAAGTVGSIAAVSAMGTTAGLSGAGIASGLAAIGGTVGGGMAAGVVVATAAPVAAAAAVGYGLYKAVKWFKK from the coding sequence ATGCCTCTTGGCTCGCACTTAGTCACACCCCGCACTGGCTATTCTCACCATGGCATCTACGTCGGCGGTGGAAGGGTAGTTCACTATTCTGGACTGGCCGATGGGGTGACTGCTGGCCCTGTCGAAGAAGTATCGCTTGCCGAGTTCACCTGCGGGAAGGGGTATGACTTTAAAAGGCATGCGGGAGCCATGTATATCGGCGAGGCCGTTGTCGAGCGTGCTCGGTCGCGGATCGGTGAAGAGTGCTACGCCGTCTTCTCGAACAACTGCGAACATTTTTGCGAGTGGTGCATCAATGGCGACCATCAAAGTGATCAGATTGACAACGGGACTGTCGCTACTGGCCTAAGCGGTGCTGCTCTGGCAGGCAATATAGCTAAAGGTGTGGTGGCGGCTAGCGGCTCAGCGGTTGGCCTCTCTGGTGCCGGAATAATGAGTGGCTTGGCTACCGCAGGTGGGGTAGTTGGGGGTGGGGCTGTGGCGGGAATTGGTGTGCTTGGCGCTGGTCCCGGTCTAGCGATGGCTTCCTTGGTCAATAACACCGTCCTTAAAGATAACCCGGCCTTAGACCAAGATGAACGCGACTCGCGAGCCGTTGGGAGAAAAGCGACCTATGCTGGCGCAGCAGCTGGAACTGTGGGCAGTATTGCGGCGGTTAGTGCTATGGGGACTACCGCAGGGCTGAGCGGAGCAGGAATAGCCTCGGGCCTAGCTGCGATCGGGGGTACCGTTGGTGGCGGCATGGCGGCGGGTGTGGTTGTAGCAACAGCTGCGCCTGTGGCTGCCGCTGCTGCGGTCGGTTACGGACTATACAAGGCGGTCAAATGGTTCAAGAAGTGA